Proteins encoded together in one Fimbriiglobus ruber window:
- a CDS encoding cyclic nucleotide-binding domain-containing protein, with the protein MERPAILDAFASHDFLRRLDNRCLMDLASGVRPFAVDAGGYLTRKGEHARALYLIQTGSVAVESDNDSPAPFEMIGAGGVVGWSWLVPPHRWQYSCRAVEPVQGLMFDAEWLRDRCEKNHELGFHLLKEMIASIARQLSGERHEEKEVEEYAAFAVGEPVG; encoded by the coding sequence ATGGAACGGCCGGCCATTTTAGACGCGTTCGCGTCGCACGATTTTTTGCGTCGGTTGGACAACCGCTGCCTGATGGACCTCGCCAGTGGTGTCCGCCCGTTCGCGGTCGACGCGGGCGGGTATTTGACCCGAAAAGGAGAACACGCGCGGGCTCTTTACCTCATCCAAACGGGCTCGGTCGCGGTCGAAAGCGACAACGACAGTCCCGCCCCGTTCGAGATGATCGGCGCGGGCGGGGTCGTCGGGTGGTCGTGGTTGGTACCGCCGCACCGGTGGCAATACTCTTGCCGAGCCGTCGAACCGGTCCAGGGTCTGATGTTTGACGCCGAATGGCTCCGCGACCGGTGCGAAAAGAACCACGAACTCGGGTTCCACCTGTTGAAAGAAATGATCGCGAGCATCGCCCGCCAGTTGAGTGGGGAACGGCACGAGGAAAAGGAAGTCGAGGAATACGCGGCGTTCGCGGTCGGCGAACCGGTGGGATGA
- a CDS encoding GDSL-type esterase/lipase family protein, with protein MNRLVYACLIVPLAMSTLAAADGPILDDMDTIRFAPPKEKGTATLVDGKVGKAVRFDFADGCQSTFFTSRLRGTPAWDKVAGFSFWVKGDGSNHGGGLQLIYDDDFAVRFDYQFSIKGTDWQKVTVAWHDLVPVLPGPRSVPLDPAGTNKPSKISAVWVGKWWYWRDYAAHSFTLDDLRLEETIPADTQDYKPTGDPLARTRAKLKAGQSLTVVTMGDSLTDTRHWANRTVNWPALFQTRVAADFKSKVTVVNPAIGGTQLRQNLVLIPRWTAEAPEPDLVTICFGGNDWDSGMRGEQFRATCVDAIDRVRRATKGKADVLLITTVPAVERWTTMAELAGACRTAAKDRNAGLADAEKAFHDAGTTSGKEQLYVADKVHLGPPGHTLMVDSVLRAVAPGSR; from the coding sequence ATGAACCGGCTCGTTTACGCCTGCCTGATCGTTCCGCTCGCCATGTCGACGCTCGCCGCCGCGGACGGCCCAATTCTCGACGACATGGACACAATCCGGTTCGCGCCGCCGAAAGAGAAGGGCACTGCCACACTCGTGGACGGGAAGGTTGGGAAGGCGGTCCGGTTCGACTTCGCGGACGGCTGCCAGAGCACGTTCTTTACCTCCCGACTCCGAGGTACGCCCGCGTGGGACAAGGTCGCGGGCTTCTCGTTCTGGGTCAAGGGCGACGGGTCGAACCACGGGGGCGGCCTACAGCTCATCTATGACGACGATTTCGCCGTGCGATTCGATTACCAGTTTTCGATCAAGGGGACCGACTGGCAAAAGGTGACGGTCGCCTGGCACGATCTGGTTCCGGTGCTGCCCGGGCCGCGATCGGTCCCGCTCGACCCGGCCGGTACGAACAAGCCGTCGAAGATTTCCGCCGTCTGGGTAGGCAAGTGGTGGTACTGGCGGGACTACGCGGCCCACTCGTTCACACTGGACGATCTGCGCCTTGAAGAGACGATCCCGGCCGACACACAGGACTACAAGCCGACCGGCGACCCGCTGGCCCGCACCCGCGCGAAACTGAAAGCGGGCCAGTCGCTGACGGTCGTGACGATGGGCGACTCGCTCACCGACACCCGCCACTGGGCCAACCGGACCGTCAACTGGCCGGCGCTTTTCCAGACGCGGGTCGCCGCCGATTTCAAATCGAAGGTGACGGTCGTGAACCCCGCCATTGGGGGAACGCAACTCCGACAGAATCTGGTGCTGATCCCACGATGGACGGCCGAGGCGCCCGAACCGGATCTGGTGACGATTTGTTTCGGCGGAAACGACTGGGATTCTGGAATGCGAGGCGAGCAATTCCGCGCGACCTGTGTCGACGCAATCGACCGCGTCCGGCGGGCGACCAAAGGCAAGGCGGACGTGTTACTCATCACGACCGTCCCGGCTGTCGAGCGGTGGACGACAATGGCCGAACTGGCCGGTGCGTGTCGGACGGCCGCCAAGGACCGAAATGCCGGCCTCGCGGACGCCGAGAAAGCCTTCCACGACGCCGGCACAACGAGTGGAAAGGAGCAACTGTACGTGGCTGACAAGGTCCACCTCGGGCCGCCCGGGCACACCCTCATGGTCGACAGCGTCCTGCGGGCCGTTGCCCCGGGTAGTCGTTAG
- a CDS encoding PIG-L family deacetylase: MSTSNATVDKLDVVAVAPHPDDLEILCGGTLAKLVKQGYKVGIFDLTSGEPTPRGSLETRVKEAEAARFALGVQVRVNLQLPNRVLMDGPEARFRLATELRRYRPSLLIAAAGRTPAASPDHHQGHLIAEASRFYSQLTKWDERFDHTAPYRVPHLVYALMPTDAEQRHFHSTFVIDISETMEQKLEAIRAYESQFDADRFVKVKHFISCANGYQGARCGFMYGEQFALPHPVGADDLYKLVHGGKGALVPVQLPGRDHLPLN, from the coding sequence ATGAGCACTTCAAACGCGACCGTGGATAAACTCGACGTGGTAGCCGTCGCGCCGCACCCGGACGACCTTGAGATCCTGTGCGGTGGTACGCTCGCCAAACTGGTGAAACAAGGGTACAAGGTCGGCATTTTCGACCTGACGAGTGGGGAACCCACCCCAAGGGGCAGTCTCGAAACGCGGGTCAAGGAAGCCGAGGCCGCCCGGTTTGCACTCGGGGTTCAAGTGCGCGTGAACCTTCAGCTTCCGAACCGCGTTCTGATGGACGGCCCGGAGGCTCGCTTCCGCCTCGCTACGGAACTCCGCCGCTACCGGCCGTCGCTCCTGATCGCCGCCGCCGGGCGGACGCCGGCCGCGTCGCCGGACCACCACCAGGGGCACCTCATCGCCGAGGCGTCCCGCTTTTACTCCCAGCTCACCAAGTGGGACGAGCGGTTTGATCACACCGCCCCCTACCGCGTCCCGCACCTGGTCTACGCACTCATGCCGACGGACGCCGAACAACGGCACTTTCACAGCACGTTCGTGATCGACATCTCCGAAACGATGGAGCAGAAACTCGAAGCCATCCGCGCGTACGAATCGCAGTTCGACGCGGACCGGTTCGTGAAAGTGAAGCATTTCATCAGTTGCGCGAACGGCTACCAGGGCGCTCGCTGCGGGTTCATGTACGGCGAGCAGTTCGCCCTCCCCCACCCGGTCGGGGCCGACGATTTGTACAAACTCGTCCACGGGGGCAAAGGAGCGCTGGTCCCGGTCCAACTGCCGGGCCGCGATCACCTGCCGCTGAACTGA
- a CDS encoding alkaline phosphatase family protein, whose product MRRCFFALTFAVLSCLAGLAPAADPKPRTENVILVMLDGLRWQEVFTGADEGLLNKERGGVREVKQCRERFWRETPAARREAVMPFLWGTVGKDGQIFGNKLQNSVGRVTNKLNFSYPGYNEVLCGFPDPKVDSNAKKYNRNVTVLEWLNQKPAFHGKVAAFGSWEVFPYIINDKRSGIPVNAGFAPLAGVPETPDVQLFNKLTAETALEGEETRYDAFTFRAAQIYLKAKKPRVLFVSFDETDAQGHAGRYDRLLASAHKNDGFLRELWESAQELPEYKGKTTLIVTTDHGRGDAPVGWKSHGENVAGAEFFWAAILGPDTPAKGEIKDTDPIDQTQIAATLAAAFGEDYSGAVPQAGKPIPGAIAPK is encoded by the coding sequence ATGCGCCGATGTTTCTTCGCACTGACCTTTGCGGTCCTCTCGTGTTTGGCCGGCCTGGCGCCGGCGGCCGACCCGAAACCGCGGACCGAGAACGTCATCCTCGTGATGCTCGACGGGCTCCGGTGGCAGGAAGTGTTCACCGGGGCAGACGAAGGTTTGCTTAACAAGGAGCGCGGCGGTGTCCGCGAAGTCAAACAGTGCCGCGAGCGGTTTTGGCGGGAGACCCCGGCTGCACGGCGCGAAGCGGTCATGCCGTTCCTTTGGGGGACCGTCGGGAAAGACGGCCAGATCTTTGGCAACAAACTCCAGAACAGCGTCGGCCGCGTTACCAACAAACTGAACTTCTCGTACCCCGGCTACAACGAAGTCCTCTGCGGCTTCCCGGACCCGAAGGTCGACAGCAACGCGAAGAAATACAACCGCAACGTGACCGTGCTGGAATGGCTGAACCAGAAGCCCGCGTTTCACGGCAAGGTCGCGGCGTTCGGTTCGTGGGAAGTCTTCCCGTACATCATCAACGACAAACGGAGTGGCATCCCCGTCAATGCCGGGTTCGCGCCACTGGCGGGCGTGCCCGAGACGCCGGACGTGCAACTCTTCAACAAACTTACGGCCGAGACCGCACTGGAAGGCGAAGAAACCCGGTACGACGCGTTCACCTTCCGGGCCGCCCAGATCTACCTCAAGGCGAAGAAGCCACGGGTGTTATTCGTCAGCTTCGACGAGACGGACGCCCAGGGGCACGCCGGCCGATACGACCGGCTCCTGGCGTCGGCCCACAAGAACGACGGCTTCCTCCGCGAGCTGTGGGAGAGCGCCCAAGAATTGCCCGAATACAAGGGAAAAACGACCCTGATCGTGACCACTGACCACGGCCGCGGGGATGCGCCGGTGGGGTGGAAGAGTCACGGGGAGAACGTCGCGGGGGCGGAGTTCTTCTGGGCCGCCATCCTCGGCCCGGACACGCCGGCCAAGGGCGAAATCAAAGACACCGACCCGATCGACCAAACGCAAATCGCGGCAACCCTGGCGGCCGCCTTCGGCGAAGATTACAGCGGGGCTGTCCCGCAAGCAGGGAAGCCCATCCCCGGCGCCATCGCACCGAAGTAA
- a CDS encoding sulfotransferase family protein, producing MTADTKSSPKKPRDWAPRFWEGSDFFAWLRLLARNRFAVEPPYWYIAAIVSAMSLNNTILGWLQHGLHGRRIAETDVPHEPLFVLGHWRTGTTLLHELLILDDRFTSPTTHDCFMPAHFLLSERLYKDHLAFLMPEKRPMDNMPAGWERPQEDEFALCLLGSPSTYSDIAFPNRPPTYPQALDLTGLTPRERAAWKRTLYRFVQALAYRDPRRQVLKSPPHTARVPELLELFPDAKFVHITRDPYTLFASTVNLWTSMAKKHGFQTPRNVAAVEEKVYREFRTIYERWFATRQMIPTGHLVEVRYEELVKDIVAGVKRVYDELGLDGFEAVRPKLEAYAARSKGYETNKYQLTDEARAKITARWGDLIARLGYPVRT from the coding sequence ATGACCGCTGACACGAAGTCTAGCCCGAAGAAGCCGCGCGATTGGGCGCCCCGGTTCTGGGAAGGGTCGGATTTTTTCGCGTGGCTCCGACTACTCGCGCGGAACCGCTTCGCGGTCGAGCCGCCGTATTGGTACATCGCGGCCATCGTCTCCGCGATGAGCCTGAACAACACCATTCTGGGCTGGCTCCAACACGGATTGCACGGCCGGCGGATCGCGGAAACGGACGTCCCGCACGAACCGTTGTTCGTCCTCGGCCACTGGCGGACCGGAACCACGCTCCTGCACGAACTCCTGATTCTGGACGACCGGTTCACCTCGCCGACTACGCACGACTGCTTCATGCCGGCTCACTTCCTGCTGAGTGAGCGACTTTACAAGGACCACCTGGCGTTCCTGATGCCGGAAAAGCGGCCGATGGACAACATGCCGGCCGGGTGGGAGCGCCCGCAAGAAGACGAGTTCGCCCTCTGCCTGCTCGGTTCCCCGAGTACGTATTCGGACATCGCGTTCCCGAACCGCCCGCCGACCTACCCCCAGGCGCTCGACCTGACCGGTCTCACGCCGCGCGAGCGGGCGGCCTGGAAGCGGACGCTCTACCGCTTCGTGCAAGCACTCGCCTACCGCGACCCGCGGCGACAGGTTCTCAAGTCTCCGCCGCACACCGCCCGCGTGCCGGAACTGCTCGAATTGTTCCCGGACGCCAAGTTCGTCCACATCACCCGCGACCCGTACACGCTGTTCGCCTCGACGGTGAATCTGTGGACGTCGATGGCGAAGAAGCACGGCTTCCAGACGCCGCGGAACGTCGCGGCCGTGGAGGAGAAGGTTTACCGCGAGTTCCGCACGATCTACGAGCGCTGGTTCGCCACAAGGCAAATGATCCCGACCGGGCACCTCGTCGAAGTTCGCTACGAAGAGTTGGTCAAGGACATCGTGGCTGGGGTAAAACGAGTCTACGACGAACTGGGCCTGGATGGCTTCGAGGCCGTGCGGCCGAAGCTCGAAGCCTATGCCGCTCGGAGCAAGGGGTACGAGACGAACAAGTATCAGCTCACAGACGAGGCCCGGGCGAAGATCACCGCCCGATGGGGCGATCTGATCGCGCGACTGGGGTATCCAGTCAGAACATAA
- the ispD gene encoding 2-C-methyl-D-erythritol 4-phosphate cytidylyltransferase, whose protein sequence is MAQVAVIIPAAGRSTRFGGLEKKPFAPLDGRPVWQRSAELFWSRPDVTKVYLVVSPDDRDEFRQRFGHLLAFNNAQLVSGGAERFESVANALAVVPEEVELVAVHDAVRPLTPPALVDAVFAAAATHGAALLAVPLADTLKRVETGSTQVLETVPRGGLWQAQTPQVFCRDWLVDAYTRRTTLPGPITDDAQLVEAAGHPVHVVTGTALNFKITTQDDLALAETILRARNAKPVERPSRAFDDDAKW, encoded by the coding sequence ATGGCACAGGTCGCCGTCATCATCCCGGCCGCGGGCCGCTCGACCCGGTTCGGGGGGCTCGAAAAGAAGCCGTTCGCACCTCTCGACGGCCGACCAGTGTGGCAGCGGTCGGCCGAACTCTTCTGGTCCCGCCCGGACGTAACGAAAGTCTATCTCGTCGTCAGCCCGGACGACCGTGACGAGTTTCGCCAGCGGTTCGGGCACCTTCTCGCGTTCAACAACGCCCAACTCGTCTCCGGCGGGGCAGAGCGGTTCGAGTCCGTGGCGAACGCTCTGGCGGTGGTGCCAGAGGAGGTCGAGTTAGTCGCGGTACACGACGCTGTTCGCCCACTCACACCGCCTGCGCTGGTGGACGCCGTCTTCGCCGCCGCCGCCACGCACGGAGCCGCGCTCCTGGCGGTTCCGCTGGCCGACACACTCAAGCGCGTCGAAACGGGGTCTACGCAGGTACTGGAGACCGTGCCGCGCGGCGGCCTGTGGCAGGCCCAGACGCCGCAGGTATTCTGCCGCGATTGGCTCGTCGACGCCTATACTCGCAGGACGACGCTGCCGGGGCCAATCACGGACGACGCACAACTCGTCGAGGCCGCCGGGCACCCGGTCCATGTCGTCACCGGCACAGCCCTCAACTTTAAAATCACCACGCAAGACGACCTCGCGCTTGCCGAGACCATCCTCCGCGCCCGTAACGCAAAGCCCGTCGAACGCCCCAGCCGGGCGTTCGACGACGACGCGAAGTGGTGA
- a CDS encoding PPC domain-containing DNA-binding protein, with product MKTHAFRLSPGQDLKRELVAFAQRAKIRAGVVLTCVGSLKTTVLRYANRSETATRDGHFEIVSLVGTLAHDGAHLHLCATDGDGTAFGGHLADGCVIYTTAEVVVGELDGWVFAREPDAATGFRELVVRPRVDEVGSRGG from the coding sequence ATGAAAACGCACGCCTTCCGGCTCTCGCCCGGTCAGGACTTGAAACGCGAACTCGTCGCGTTCGCACAACGGGCGAAGATCCGGGCCGGGGTCGTGTTGACGTGCGTGGGCAGCCTGAAAACGACCGTACTCCGGTACGCCAACCGCTCCGAAACCGCGACACGCGATGGCCACTTCGAGATCGTCTCCCTAGTCGGAACGCTCGCCCACGACGGCGCCCACCTGCACCTCTGTGCCACCGACGGGGACGGCACGGCGTTCGGCGGCCATCTGGCGGACGGCTGTGTGATCTACACCACGGCCGAGGTGGTGGTCGGCGAGTTGGACGGGTGGGTGTTCGCCCGCGAGCCGGACGCTGCGACGGGGTTCCGCGAGTTGGTCGTTCGCCCGCGAGTTGACGAAGTGGGATCTCGTGGCGGGTGA
- a CDS encoding HAD family hydrolase: MTWTAPAGTEALIFDCDGTLADTMPIHYQAWTAMLDRHGIPFTETRFYELGGVPTGQIIRILSGETGVPVNNVSAMVHEKEQLFLVHLQQVRALDAVVQIAKAYRGTLPLAVASGGYRETVHLTLDHVGIRDWFRAVVCAEDTPRHKPEPDVFLEAAQQLGATPARCVVFEDTDIGLEAARRAGMTGVDVRPWVPAR, encoded by the coding sequence ATGACCTGGACCGCACCTGCCGGCACCGAAGCCCTCATCTTCGACTGCGACGGCACCCTCGCCGACACCATGCCGATCCATTACCAGGCGTGGACCGCCATGCTCGACCGGCACGGCATCCCGTTCACCGAGACCCGCTTCTACGAACTCGGCGGCGTCCCCACCGGCCAGATCATTCGAATCCTCTCCGGCGAGACCGGCGTCCCGGTGAACAACGTGTCCGCGATGGTCCACGAGAAAGAACAACTGTTCTTGGTTCATCTCCAACAGGTCCGCGCGCTCGACGCGGTTGTCCAAATTGCAAAGGCGTACCGCGGGACGCTGCCGCTTGCCGTCGCGAGTGGGGGCTATCGCGAAACCGTCCACCTCACGCTCGACCATGTCGGCATCCGTGACTGGTTCCGGGCCGTCGTGTGCGCGGAAGACACCCCGCGACACAAGCCCGAACCCGACGTGTTCCTCGAAGCCGCCCAGCAACTCGGCGCGACCCCCGCGCGGTGTGTGGTATTTGAAGACACGGACATTGGACTGGAAGCTGCCCGTCGAGCCGGCATGACCGGCGTGGACGTCCGCCCGTGGGTACCGGCTCGGTAG
- a CDS encoding PQQ-binding-like beta-propeller repeat protein produces MPRTFLRPGRPAGLVLLAAFATLLVAGPAAAVIKALIPLKEVLNGEEFIFIAQVDAVDAAKPSVVFTFAENLKGKAPFERIAVNLTGDSFAKKDNHTKEMLDRLAAKRQLVFFSSKVGKDYSAFGYMDGTWFQLRGVTDPDGKTVRWAFLHCEPYFRRTFKGTTDELKTVVTECLAGKRKPPEPDEKEPPGYGTKPEKPADGKNSRVVPSGSVPGAASPALFGVIPSFVLIGPLAIIAALFPGVFARLAVGMKRWRAFLTVASTNSTLALAYFWLRSYLPDTFWFSAQAFAIYLLAGTLVGLLWAGRRYRQAAALEPDVSAPPARTEILGLLGVTALTAVSVALTGWWAGWGEVIQMPWKEFTGIGVGLAAATAYALYRAATQRIDVGSDSKPLPIRLSLAGEAVGLSALAVFSATVLTVTWPREHGPVDLAGEVGEAVSTEGDSGPKLVDAKLFFETPDFHEIMSSANVTGDKIYFGASKTTGFRGSGAVFCLDRATGAEAWRFTDDGGLMPVFATPAVAGGQVFAGEGLHTDVERRLFRLDAATGKPSWPAPVATTSHTEGSPRVANGKVYFSAGDDGLFCVNTETGKEAWHLKGSEQKLHIDTPPAVAKGMVFLGSGYLTFAMLGLNAETGAEVWRTPAPYRSFGAPLVIGDKVVYGLGTGNLTTDLATESEPGIPTETKPAGAVVCLEAATGKEVWRYDTPKSVHTATAADARTVYAACRDGFVYALDRKTGKLRWKRSLGSALTAGPAVAAYAGGALSLAVYAVSSEGLVACLSPADGKVLWTRDLRSQTGREVQVLSTPVVVSGDGSGTTRHVFIGSMLTNKNNAAKTAALFRIEDTVGE; encoded by the coding sequence ATGCCACGGACGTTTCTCCGGCCGGGTCGCCCGGCCGGTCTCGTTCTGCTCGCCGCGTTCGCCACGCTGCTGGTCGCCGGCCCCGCGGCTGCGGTCATCAAGGCGCTCATACCACTCAAGGAAGTTCTCAACGGTGAAGAATTTATCTTCATCGCTCAGGTGGACGCCGTCGATGCGGCCAAGCCGTCCGTCGTCTTCACGTTCGCGGAGAACCTGAAGGGCAAGGCGCCGTTCGAGCGGATCGCGGTCAACCTGACCGGCGACAGCTTCGCCAAGAAAGACAACCACACCAAGGAAATGCTCGACCGTCTGGCGGCCAAGCGGCAACTCGTTTTCTTCTCCAGCAAGGTCGGCAAGGACTACAGCGCGTTCGGGTACATGGACGGCACATGGTTTCAGCTCCGCGGCGTGACCGACCCGGACGGGAAAACGGTGCGGTGGGCGTTCCTCCACTGCGAGCCGTACTTCCGCCGGACGTTCAAGGGGACCACGGACGAACTCAAAACGGTCGTGACCGAGTGCCTGGCCGGCAAGCGAAAGCCGCCCGAGCCGGACGAGAAGGAACCCCCGGGCTACGGGACCAAGCCGGAGAAGCCTGCCGACGGGAAGAACTCGCGGGTCGTGCCTTCCGGATCGGTTCCGGGTGCCGCCTCGCCTGCCCTCTTTGGCGTGATCCCGTCGTTCGTGCTAATCGGTCCGCTGGCGATCATCGCCGCGCTGTTCCCCGGCGTATTCGCACGGCTGGCCGTCGGGATGAAGCGGTGGCGGGCGTTCCTGACCGTGGCGAGTACGAACAGCACCCTCGCCCTGGCTTACTTCTGGCTGCGCTCGTACCTGCCGGACACGTTCTGGTTCAGCGCCCAGGCGTTCGCCATCTACCTACTTGCCGGGACGCTCGTCGGCCTGCTCTGGGCAGGACGTCGTTATCGTCAAGCCGCCGCGCTGGAGCCAGATGTCAGTGCCCCGCCGGCGCGGACCGAAATCCTCGGGTTGCTCGGCGTCACCGCCCTCACCGCGGTTTCCGTCGCCCTGACCGGCTGGTGGGCCGGGTGGGGCGAGGTGATTCAGATGCCGTGGAAGGAGTTCACCGGCATTGGTGTCGGGCTCGCTGCGGCCACGGCTTACGCCCTGTATCGCGCGGCCACGCAACGCATCGACGTGGGCTCGGACAGCAAGCCACTTCCGATCCGCCTCAGTTTGGCCGGCGAAGCTGTGGGCCTCAGTGCGCTGGCCGTCTTTAGCGCGACGGTGCTGACGGTAACGTGGCCGCGGGAACACGGGCCGGTCGACCTCGCCGGTGAAGTCGGCGAAGCCGTCTCGACAGAGGGTGACAGTGGGCCGAAACTGGTCGACGCGAAACTGTTCTTCGAGACGCCCGATTTTCACGAAATCATGTCCTCGGCAAACGTAACGGGGGACAAGATCTATTTCGGCGCCTCCAAAACGACTGGGTTCCGAGGTAGTGGGGCGGTCTTCTGCCTTGATCGGGCGACCGGCGCGGAAGCCTGGCGGTTCACGGACGACGGCGGGCTGATGCCGGTCTTCGCTACCCCGGCCGTGGCCGGCGGGCAGGTCTTTGCCGGGGAGGGGTTGCACACGGACGTCGAGCGCCGCCTCTTCCGGCTCGACGCGGCCACCGGGAAGCCCTCCTGGCCCGCGCCCGTGGCGACGACGAGCCACACCGAGGGCAGCCCCCGCGTGGCCAACGGGAAGGTCTATTTCTCCGCCGGCGACGACGGCCTGTTCTGCGTCAACACGGAGACGGGTAAAGAAGCCTGGCACCTCAAAGGCAGCGAGCAAAAGCTACACATCGACACGCCGCCGGCCGTGGCGAAAGGCATGGTCTTCCTCGGCAGCGGCTACCTCACCTTCGCAATGCTCGGCCTGAACGCCGAGACCGGGGCGGAAGTGTGGCGGACGCCCGCACCGTACCGCTCGTTCGGCGCGCCGCTCGTGATCGGTGACAAGGTCGTTTACGGCCTCGGCACCGGCAACTTGACGACCGACCTGGCCACCGAATCCGAGCCCGGGATTCCGACGGAGACGAAGCCGGCCGGCGCGGTCGTCTGCCTCGAAGCGGCGACCGGCAAGGAAGTCTGGCGGTACGACACGCCGAAGTCGGTCCACACGGCCACCGCGGCCGACGCCCGCACGGTGTACGCCGCGTGCCGCGACGGGTTCGTGTACGCCCTCGATCGCAAGACCGGCAAATTGCGCTGGAAGCGGTCGCTCGGCTCGGCCCTGACGGCCGGCCCGGCGGTCGCGGCCTACGCGGGCGGTGCGCTCTCGCTCGCCGTGTACGCCGTGTCGAGCGAGGGCTTGGTCGCGTGTCTCTCGCCCGCGGACGGCAAGGTTCTCTGGACCCGCGACCTCCGCTCCCAAACCGGCCGCGAGGTGCAAGTCCTCTCGACGCCAGTGGTCGTCTCGGGAGACGGTTCGGGCACCACCCGCCACGTCTTCATCGGCTCGATGTTGACCAACAAGAACAACGCGGCCAAGACCGCTGCGTTGTTCCGGATCGAAGACACCGTCGGGGAGTAA